One Fuerstiella marisgermanici DNA window includes the following coding sequences:
- a CDS encoding AAA family ATPase, translating into MNIDDQLKQQLDDFRRDFKKLKSEISKVIVGQQEILDDMLISLIAGGHVLLEGVPGLGKTLTVRTLADALHLDFHRIQFTPDLMPADLIGTQVIAEAADGRKVFEFQKGPLFSNVLLADEINRATPKTQSALLEAMQEHSVTVAGVTHKLAEPFFVMATQNPLEMEGTYPLPEAQLDRFFCKLMVKYPSVDDLEAILDRTTESTKTQAEAVMTGERILEMGALSRLIPIAADVRRYGIAIVVATHPEHELAAEPAKKYVRFGASPRGLQSLILGAKIRAILDNRYHVAREDLRIMATPVLRHRMILNFEGQAEGVSADDVIEKIIANVPDNALVAA; encoded by the coding sequence ATGAATATCGATGATCAGTTGAAGCAACAACTGGATGACTTCCGCCGTGACTTTAAGAAACTGAAGTCCGAAATTTCTAAAGTCATCGTCGGCCAGCAGGAAATCCTGGACGACATGCTGATCTCACTGATCGCGGGGGGCCACGTGTTGTTGGAAGGTGTGCCAGGACTCGGCAAGACACTTACCGTTCGCACGCTCGCCGATGCCCTGCACCTGGATTTTCATCGCATTCAGTTTACGCCCGACCTGATGCCGGCCGACCTGATTGGAACTCAGGTCATCGCCGAAGCTGCTGACGGTCGCAAGGTTTTCGAATTTCAAAAGGGTCCGCTGTTTTCAAACGTGCTGCTGGCCGACGAAATTAACCGAGCGACTCCGAAAACGCAGTCGGCTCTGCTGGAAGCCATGCAGGAACATTCCGTGACTGTGGCCGGCGTGACTCACAAACTGGCTGAGCCGTTCTTTGTGATGGCGACTCAGAACCCACTGGAAATGGAAGGCACATATCCATTGCCGGAAGCGCAGTTGGACCGCTTTTTCTGCAAGTTGATGGTGAAGTACCCTTCGGTCGACGATCTCGAAGCGATCCTGGACCGCACCACAGAATCAACCAAAACTCAGGCCGAAGCCGTGATGACGGGCGAGCGCATTCTGGAAATGGGAGCTCTGTCGCGTCTTATCCCCATCGCCGCCGACGTGCGCCGCTACGGCATAGCGATTGTTGTGGCGACTCATCCGGAACACGAACTGGCGGCTGAGCCTGCGAAGAAGTATGTGCGGTTCGGAGCCAGCCCGCGCGGACTGCAGTCACTGATTCTGGGAGCCAAAATTCGAGCGATTCTCGACAACCGTTACCACGTGGCTCGCGAAGATCTACGAATCATGGCCACACCCGTACTGCGACATCGCATGATCCTGAACTTCGAAGGTCAGGCCGAAGGAGTCAGTGCCGACGACGTCATCGAAAAGATCATCGCCAACGTGCCGGACAACGCTTTAGTTGCGGCGTAA
- a CDS encoding GxxExxY protein: MSRLMYEEESYVLRGAAFEVYKEKGCGFLEKVYQECIELELAMIQVPFVAKRPLLLNYKGKTLSAKYEPDLICFDKIIVELKAASKICDEHRAQLHNYLKATNLRLGFLMNFGHHPGVQIERIVR; encoded by the coding sequence ATGAGTCGTCTGATGTACGAAGAGGAGTCCTACGTTCTTCGCGGTGCGGCGTTCGAGGTTTACAAGGAAAAAGGGTGTGGGTTTCTGGAAAAGGTCTACCAGGAATGTATCGAGCTCGAATTGGCGATGATCCAGGTTCCCTTCGTTGCCAAACGCCCATTGCTTCTCAACTACAAAGGCAAAACACTGAGTGCAAAGTACGAGCCAGACCTGATCTGTTTCGACAAGATCATCGTTGAGCTGAAAGCGGCCAGCAAGATCTGCGATGAACATCGAGCTCAATTGCACAACTACCTAAAAGCGACCAATCTGCGTCTCGGGTTTCTCATGAATTTCGGTCATCATCCTGGAGTCCAAATCGAACGCATTGTGCGATAA
- a CDS encoding DUF58 domain-containing protein, whose product MSKRVFRGSLLAQRRTMQMGSGIEFSEHREYSHGDDLRYLDWNIYARHGDLLLKRFQEEQDLHVYLMLDCSRSMAFGQPAKFDLARQLTAALAYIALADLDRIAVVAYADGIFTEFPITRGKARIMALMKFLEDLPTSGQDTNLAHAVQGLLHRGSRSGLAVVISDLFDEHGFQGGLDQLRHRRFDAHVLQLHDPKEADPNLLGDVEFVDMETESERMVTVTEKNVRTYKKLFQQHQQSVRDYCTNYGLGCTQSPSIVPFDDLVMSMMRTSAVGR is encoded by the coding sequence ATGTCGAAACGGGTGTTCCGCGGATCATTGCTGGCTCAGCGGCGTACCATGCAGATGGGGTCCGGCATTGAATTTTCTGAGCATCGTGAATACAGCCACGGCGACGATCTGAGGTATCTCGACTGGAACATTTACGCTCGTCACGGCGATCTGCTGTTGAAGCGGTTTCAGGAAGAACAGGACCTGCACGTTTATTTGATGCTGGACTGTTCGCGGAGCATGGCGTTTGGGCAACCGGCGAAGTTCGATCTGGCTCGCCAATTGACCGCAGCATTGGCCTACATCGCTTTGGCCGATCTGGATCGTATTGCCGTCGTCGCGTACGCCGACGGCATCTTTACGGAATTCCCGATCACGCGCGGCAAGGCGCGGATTATGGCGCTGATGAAGTTTCTGGAAGACCTGCCCACATCCGGGCAGGACACCAATCTGGCTCACGCTGTCCAGGGGCTGTTGCATCGAGGTTCACGATCCGGCCTGGCAGTCGTCATCAGCGATCTATTCGATGAGCACGGCTTTCAGGGAGGCCTGGATCAGCTGCGCCACCGTCGCTTTGATGCTCACGTTCTTCAACTTCACGACCCGAAAGAGGCCGACCCGAACCTGCTGGGCGACGTGGAATTCGTCGACATGGAAACGGAGTCCGAACGGATGGTCACGGTGACGGAAAAGAATGTTCGTACGTACAAGAAACTGTTCCAGCAGCATCAACAGTCGGTGCGAGACTACTGCACCAACTACGGACTGGGCTGTACTCAGTCGCCGTCGATTGTTCCGTTCGACGATCTCGTTATGAGCATGATGCGCACGTCTGCAGTGGGGCGTTAA
- a CDS encoding vWA domain-containing protein, protein MSFAAPTAMFLTALALPIIALYILKLRLRRIPISTNLFWKQVYDEKPPRSLWQHLRHLLSLLAQLLLLILLVLAISDPYFSWQALQARRIVMVLDTSVSMKATDVSPSRFEASRAAAHDVLDGIRFRDEVAVVSAGSRPEVILGMAGHVPTLRRAIDSVAPVDGGSSLPQAIELARQLLGNHPHSQILVFTDGCADRVDPSMTATDLQPGSTATNEGENSASETALTTGEATTGPDALESESSDPNVVDVQYRIFATSAANIGITQFQARRSLVDPIGYEVLVTLRNASDKPVKGRLELELDGIPADIVPLNLKPDELWTRSIEKTSLEGGLLQASLTQIGVGDSMEESSTTEPTSTTDTRSLNVLPTDDMAWAVVPPRVVQDVLIVSPGNLFLQKVFEANPLVNVTVANDIPEQWPADSIVVLHRLVPETLPAGNVLVIDPEASCNLWDVGEVIANPIVTEQDASSPLMTHIRLDNVLMPEARRLDFQSSIKSLASTVTGETVYVRIPRSDGDCLVLSVNLERSDLAFRTAFPIMITNVLSWFAGQPGELQPALMAGQTTTLGDIVTDLSVDDDEESAAERTLTSPSQQESAILSQQIGPLNEVGVWTVTESPTAKQQQINSGIDSTIDPSFQQIAVNLASVNESDLRPVQGAADEVQNAAASHGWFSRPLWFYLIAVASVFSAFEWFLYQRRWIT, encoded by the coding sequence ATGTCCTTTGCCGCACCGACCGCAATGTTTCTGACAGCCCTCGCGCTGCCGATTATTGCGTTGTACATTCTGAAGCTGCGGTTGAGGCGAATTCCGATTTCTACCAACCTGTTCTGGAAGCAGGTCTATGATGAGAAGCCGCCGCGATCGTTGTGGCAGCATTTGCGACACCTGCTGTCGCTGTTGGCTCAACTGCTGTTGTTGATACTGCTGGTGTTGGCGATTTCTGATCCTTATTTTTCGTGGCAGGCTTTGCAGGCCCGACGCATCGTCATGGTGCTCGATACATCTGTCAGCATGAAGGCCACAGACGTCAGCCCGTCGCGATTCGAAGCATCGCGAGCGGCCGCTCATGACGTGCTGGACGGTATCCGCTTTCGAGACGAAGTGGCTGTGGTTTCTGCCGGAAGCCGACCGGAAGTCATTCTGGGAATGGCCGGACACGTGCCCACACTTCGCCGAGCCATCGATTCCGTAGCGCCGGTGGATGGTGGTTCGTCACTGCCACAGGCCATCGAACTGGCGCGGCAACTTCTGGGCAATCATCCGCATTCGCAAATCCTGGTCTTCACGGACGGCTGTGCCGATCGTGTCGACCCTTCGATGACGGCGACCGATCTTCAGCCCGGCAGCACAGCGACGAACGAAGGCGAAAACAGCGCTTCTGAAACTGCGCTGACGACCGGCGAAGCGACAACCGGCCCGGACGCTTTAGAAAGTGAATCCAGCGATCCGAATGTTGTGGATGTGCAGTACCGCATTTTTGCAACGTCGGCGGCGAATATTGGCATCACTCAGTTTCAAGCGCGGCGAAGTCTGGTCGATCCGATTGGCTATGAAGTTTTGGTTACGCTTCGCAACGCGTCAGACAAACCGGTCAAGGGAAGGCTGGAATTGGAACTGGACGGGATTCCGGCCGACATCGTGCCGCTAAACCTGAAACCGGATGAACTGTGGACACGCTCGATTGAAAAAACGTCGCTCGAAGGCGGGTTGCTGCAAGCGTCACTCACACAAATTGGCGTTGGCGATTCCATGGAAGAATCTTCAACCACCGAACCCACTTCCACAACCGACACCCGTTCATTGAATGTGCTGCCGACGGACGACATGGCCTGGGCCGTTGTGCCGCCGCGAGTGGTTCAGGATGTGCTGATCGTTTCGCCTGGAAACCTGTTTCTTCAGAAGGTCTTCGAAGCCAATCCTCTCGTGAATGTGACGGTGGCAAACGACATCCCCGAACAGTGGCCAGCGGATTCAATCGTCGTTCTGCATCGATTGGTGCCAGAAACACTTCCCGCAGGAAACGTACTGGTGATTGATCCTGAGGCGAGCTGCAATTTGTGGGACGTGGGCGAAGTGATTGCCAATCCGATTGTGACCGAACAGGACGCATCGTCTCCTCTGATGACTCATATCCGGCTGGACAACGTGCTGATGCCGGAAGCTCGCCGTCTCGATTTTCAGTCGTCGATCAAGTCGCTCGCGTCCACCGTCACGGGCGAAACTGTCTATGTGCGAATACCACGTTCAGACGGCGACTGTCTTGTGTTAAGCGTCAATTTGGAACGCAGCGATCTGGCATTCCGAACGGCCTTCCCGATCATGATCACAAACGTACTAAGCTGGTTCGCAGGGCAACCGGGCGAGCTACAGCCAGCTTTGATGGCGGGCCAGACAACGACACTCGGCGACATCGTGACTGATTTGTCAGTTGATGACGACGAAGAGAGTGCTGCGGAACGCACGCTTACGTCTCCTTCGCAGCAGGAATCGGCGATCCTCAGTCAGCAGATTGGCCCGCTGAACGAAGTTGGAGTTTGGACGGTTACTGAGTCCCCAACCGCGAAGCAACAGCAGATAAATTCCGGCATCGACTCAACTATCGATCCATCTTTCCAGCAGATCGCCGTCAATCTTGCCAGCGTGAATGAATCTGATCTGCGGCCAGTTCAGGGTGCTGCCGATGAAGTCCAAAACGCTGCGGCCAGTCATGGTTGGTTTAGTCGTCCGCTGTGGTTTTATTTGATTGCAGTTGCGTCTGTGTTTTCTGCGTTTGAGTGGTTCCTTTATCAACGGCGGTGGATTACTTGA
- a CDS encoding VWA domain-containing protein, with the protein MSFELTRPWVLLFLVPLALVITACFVRSLSDFPRSQRIVSLVMRIGMLLLLVLSLAGLTLLHDTEEQFVIVLQDQSLSIDDDANVATDEFLRNAVDARGDHKLALLPFATTVGTVQDLTPETLTEAADRKVDQPDESESSATTKQAEDDSETARKQKDGTNLAAAIEAAAGYMPPGFVPQIVLLTDGNETVGDAVAAAAQSNIPITTIALPAMSEPEVQVAEVKVPAEVREGEPFFVDVEIQSNHDDEGLIEVFRGDHKVVSEKKTLTTGTNRFRFQQSIERDRMAAFNVRISGLKQDTLLDNNSDAGLVFAAGKPRVLIVESDPNLIRELAYALEDEGIQVDVRPPQGMPETLADLQNYECLLLSNVPATALTQQQMQIARTWVQELGGGLIMLGGEQSFGLGGYYKSTLEDVLPVRSDFEKEKEKPSLGMVLVIDKSGSMSGDPIEMAKSAARSAVELLGRRDQVAVLAFDGDTYVISEMQPASNGVRISDEIARIDAGGGTNMYPAMEMSFEMLMTTSAKLKHVILLTDGVSTAGDFEGMAQQMVSAKMTVSTVAAGSGADQTLLEQIARVGKGRYYYTDDPAQVPQIFAKETVTASKSAIDEQPFIPQVIRATHTLADIDMESAPFLLGYVMTRPKPTSEVILATEKGDPLLVWWRYGLGMTAAFTSDAKSRWAAEWMTWPGYGKFWTQVIRQVMRKSDTRGIQVRTQRTGDLASVAVDAVNEVGQFLNRVDVELTVISPQLQRTSTVMSQSAPGRYTTDFPLPQAGSYHMEIAVRQNDQVVYRQSRGLMRGYSDELRIRPANESLLQEVATASGGRFNPKAAELFESSDVRAMRPTPLWPWLLTLATVILILDVALRRIDFTVYFPSAHSKNAV; encoded by the coding sequence TTGAGCTTCGAACTGACACGTCCGTGGGTTTTGCTGTTTCTGGTGCCGCTGGCATTAGTGATCACCGCCTGCTTCGTGCGCAGCCTGAGTGACTTTCCTCGCTCACAACGGATTGTGTCGTTGGTGATGCGGATCGGGATGCTACTGCTGCTGGTTCTTTCGCTGGCCGGGTTGACTCTTCTGCACGACACAGAAGAACAGTTTGTGATCGTGTTGCAGGACCAAAGCCTCAGCATTGACGACGATGCAAATGTCGCGACGGACGAGTTTCTGCGAAATGCCGTGGATGCTAGGGGCGACCACAAACTGGCTCTGCTGCCATTCGCAACAACCGTTGGTACCGTGCAGGACCTGACGCCCGAGACACTCACCGAAGCGGCCGATCGCAAGGTCGATCAGCCTGACGAATCAGAAAGCTCGGCAACCACGAAGCAAGCTGAGGACGACAGCGAAACGGCTCGCAAGCAAAAGGACGGCACGAATCTGGCGGCGGCGATTGAAGCTGCGGCTGGCTATATGCCGCCCGGTTTTGTGCCCCAAATTGTGCTGCTCACGGATGGAAACGAAACCGTCGGCGACGCTGTGGCAGCGGCCGCTCAAAGCAACATTCCCATCACGACCATCGCTCTGCCTGCTATGTCTGAACCCGAAGTGCAGGTGGCGGAAGTAAAAGTGCCTGCCGAAGTTCGCGAAGGTGAACCATTTTTCGTAGACGTTGAAATTCAATCGAATCATGACGACGAAGGTTTGATTGAAGTGTTTCGAGGCGACCACAAAGTTGTCAGCGAAAAGAAAACGCTCACCACCGGCACGAACCGATTTCGTTTTCAGCAATCCATCGAGCGAGACCGCATGGCTGCCTTCAATGTGCGGATCTCAGGCCTGAAACAGGACACACTGCTGGACAACAACAGTGATGCCGGCCTGGTGTTCGCCGCAGGGAAACCTCGCGTTTTGATTGTGGAAAGTGATCCGAATCTGATTCGGGAGCTCGCCTATGCTCTGGAAGACGAAGGCATTCAGGTCGACGTCCGTCCGCCGCAGGGAATGCCAGAGACGCTCGCGGACCTGCAGAATTATGAATGCCTGTTGTTGTCCAACGTTCCCGCCACGGCACTCACGCAACAACAAATGCAGATCGCTCGCACATGGGTTCAGGAACTCGGTGGCGGCCTGATTATGCTTGGCGGCGAACAGTCATTTGGGCTCGGCGGGTATTACAAAAGCACGCTCGAAGACGTGCTGCCCGTTCGCAGCGACTTCGAGAAGGAAAAAGAGAAGCCATCGCTGGGGATGGTGCTGGTGATCGACAAATCGGGGTCGATGAGTGGCGATCCGATCGAAATGGCCAAGTCGGCCGCTCGTTCTGCGGTAGAACTTCTGGGGCGACGCGATCAAGTGGCGGTACTGGCGTTCGACGGCGACACCTACGTCATCAGTGAAATGCAGCCCGCCAGCAATGGAGTTCGAATCAGTGATGAAATCGCTCGCATTGACGCCGGCGGCGGCACAAACATGTACCCGGCGATGGAGATGTCGTTCGAGATGCTGATGACGACGTCCGCCAAGTTGAAGCACGTCATTCTGCTGACAGACGGGGTTTCCACGGCGGGCGACTTCGAAGGCATGGCTCAGCAAATGGTGTCCGCAAAAATGACGGTCTCAACCGTGGCGGCCGGCAGCGGAGCAGACCAGACTCTCCTTGAACAAATCGCGCGAGTCGGCAAAGGACGGTATTACTACACGGACGACCCGGCTCAGGTGCCGCAGATTTTCGCGAAGGAAACCGTGACTGCCAGCAAGTCGGCAATTGACGAGCAACCGTTTATTCCGCAGGTGATTCGAGCGACCCATACGCTGGCAGACATCGACATGGAATCCGCGCCGTTTCTGTTGGGCTATGTGATGACTCGTCCTAAACCAACGTCCGAAGTCATTCTGGCGACGGAAAAAGGCGATCCGCTTTTGGTCTGGTGGCGTTATGGGCTGGGCATGACGGCGGCCTTCACGTCGGATGCTAAAAGTCGCTGGGCGGCCGAATGGATGACGTGGCCGGGGTACGGAAAATTCTGGACCCAGGTCATTCGGCAGGTGATGCGAAAAAGTGACACGCGCGGCATTCAGGTTCGAACACAACGTACGGGTGACCTGGCAAGTGTCGCGGTGGACGCCGTCAACGAAGTGGGCCAGTTTCTTAACCGAGTGGATGTCGAATTGACGGTGATTAGCCCTCAACTGCAACGGACATCGACAGTGATGTCGCAATCCGCGCCAGGTCGGTACACGACTGACTTCCCGCTTCCGCAGGCGGGGTCGTATCACATGGAGATCGCGGTCCGCCAGAACGATCAGGTCGTCTACCGTCAGTCTCGCGGCCTGATGCGAGGCTACAGCGACGAATTGCGCATCCGTCCGGCTAATGAAAGTCTGCTGCAGGAAGTGGCCACCGCGTCGGGCGGCCGTTTCAACCCAAAGGCTGCCGAACTTTTCGAATCTTCGGACGTTCGTGCGATGCGCCCAACACCGTTGTGGCCGTGGCTGTTGACTCTGGCCACCGTGATTCTAATACTGGACGTCGCGCTTCGCCGCATCGACTTCACGGTGTACTTTCCGTCAGCGCATTCGAAAAACGCTGTCTGA
- a CDS encoding ABC1 kinase family protein, producing the protein MDVTKLPQLVRNAGRLNHVVQVLVRFGIAPWLQTIPADWIKRLCRTSSGEDIGDQSYEARIRLALTELGTTFIKIGQILSTRPDLIGPELAAELSKLQSGTPPDKPEVVLQTIESELGKPASEVFREFNADAFASGSIGQVHKAVLPDGTPVVVKVQHRGIEERVRNDLEILTELAHLAETYSKPLKQLRAIATAKEFRQTLENELDFSLEQRHQARFARNFADDPQVRVPAPFPDRSSRRVLTMELLSGVSLADRDQLRAAGFDLSDLASRGAEMFLQMVFRDGFYHADPHPGNLMVLDDRAIGLLDCGMVGRVDDDLREQIEDLLLAAIDQDAASLLDSVVRIGKVPATFDRDELKTDLLLFVDEYASLSIDDFDVSGALNRMMSIIRRHHVTLPPRVSLLIKMLVMLEGTAQQLTPDFSLAELLEPYRFQALKRRFSPVRIWRKLQTAQRDWTRLAEAFPGDVADIMNRFRRGSFNVHLEHQRLDSIVNRLVMGVLSSSLFVGSASLWSSKVEPIVFGASLPGAVGCGVAIYLGAQLIFAIRKSGNLRDDE; encoded by the coding sequence GTGGACGTCACTAAGTTGCCTCAACTGGTTCGCAATGCGGGCCGCCTGAACCACGTCGTCCAGGTTCTCGTGCGTTTCGGGATCGCTCCGTGGCTGCAAACCATCCCGGCCGACTGGATCAAACGGCTGTGTCGCACTTCGTCCGGCGAAGACATTGGCGACCAGTCCTACGAAGCTCGAATCCGGCTGGCTCTTACCGAATTGGGCACGACCTTCATCAAGATTGGGCAGATTCTAAGTACTCGTCCGGACCTGATTGGCCCGGAACTCGCCGCTGAACTTTCCAAACTGCAAAGCGGGACACCGCCCGACAAACCTGAAGTGGTGCTGCAGACGATTGAGTCCGAACTCGGAAAACCTGCCAGTGAAGTCTTCCGAGAATTCAACGCGGACGCCTTTGCTTCGGGATCGATCGGACAGGTTCACAAAGCCGTGCTGCCGGACGGAACACCGGTAGTGGTGAAGGTGCAGCACCGGGGCATCGAAGAACGAGTTCGCAACGATCTCGAAATTTTGACTGAGCTGGCTCACCTTGCAGAAACCTATTCGAAACCACTGAAGCAGCTTCGCGCGATCGCGACTGCCAAGGAGTTTCGGCAGACGCTGGAAAACGAACTCGATTTCTCATTGGAGCAGCGTCATCAGGCCCGGTTCGCTCGCAACTTTGCCGACGACCCGCAGGTTCGAGTTCCGGCCCCTTTTCCGGACCGATCGTCGCGGCGCGTACTGACAATGGAACTGCTTAGCGGTGTCAGCCTGGCCGATCGGGACCAGCTGCGCGCAGCGGGTTTTGATCTGTCTGACCTCGCCAGCCGCGGTGCAGAAATGTTTCTGCAGATGGTGTTTCGTGACGGCTTTTACCACGCCGATCCTCACCCCGGCAATTTGATGGTGCTGGATGACCGAGCGATCGGGCTGCTGGACTGCGGCATGGTGGGACGCGTCGACGATGACCTGCGCGAACAGATTGAAGACCTGCTGCTGGCGGCCATCGACCAGGATGCCGCGTCGTTGCTGGACAGTGTGGTGCGGATCGGAAAAGTTCCAGCGACGTTCGACCGGGACGAACTGAAAACGGATCTGCTGCTGTTTGTCGACGAATATGCGTCTCTGTCGATCGACGATTTTGACGTGAGTGGCGCGCTGAACCGGATGATGTCGATAATCCGCCGGCATCACGTCACGCTGCCGCCACGCGTGTCACTGTTGATCAAGATGCTGGTGATGCTGGAAGGCACGGCTCAACAACTGACGCCGGATTTCAGTCTTGCCGAGCTGCTGGAACCGTATCGGTTTCAGGCACTCAAGCGAAGATTTTCGCCGGTCAGAATCTGGCGCAAACTCCAGACAGCTCAGCGAGATTGGACTCGCCTGGCAGAAGCTTTTCCTGGCGATGTCGCCGACATCATGAACCGGTTTCGACGTGGCAGCTTCAACGTACACCTCGAACATCAACGACTGGATTCGATCGTCAACCGGCTGGTGATGGGTGTCCTTTCATCGTCTCTGTTTGTCGGCTCAGCGTCATTGTGGAGCAGCAAAGTCGAACCCATTGTGTTTGGTGCATCCCTGCCCGGTGCGGTGGGATGCGGCGTCGCTATTTATCTGGGAGCTCAATTGATTTTTGCGATTCGCAAGTCGGGAAATCTGCGAGACGACGAGTAG
- a CDS encoding MFS transporter — MTESQRPDPDDPYAPPVDSTEPPGSAGPPESPSAADVRRVVLASFVGTTIEWYDFFIYGTAAALVFDKLFFPGNDAFVSQMAAYGSFAIGFFARPLGGVVFGHFGDRIGRKAMLVTTLMMMGVATCLIGILPTYQTIGVAAPVLLVLLRLVQGFGVGGEWGGAVLMAVEHGHGGRRGLYGSCVQMGVPAGLLLATGVFAVVSRMDEAAFLSWGWRLPFLFGVALLAVGMFIRVQVMESPLFANVQHKKTVSPLPILDVFRHYPKNVALAMGARFAENACFYIFSVFILSFATEQLELQKSDVLIGVWIAASVQLIAIPSFGLLSDKVGRRPVYLCGAIFIGLFAFPFFWLVETQIVSLVWLAIVIGMIGHAAMYGPQAAFFSELFGTNVRYSGASIGYQLASPLAGGLAPLIATALLNWSDNATWPVSVYLMATAALTILAIFLAAETFEHDIGASDAD, encoded by the coding sequence ATGACAGAATCACAACGTCCGGACCCCGACGATCCGTATGCTCCGCCTGTCGACTCTACCGAGCCACCCGGATCAGCGGGGCCACCGGAGTCGCCTTCCGCCGCCGATGTGCGGCGAGTGGTCCTTGCCAGTTTTGTCGGCACGACGATCGAATGGTACGACTTCTTTATCTACGGAACAGCCGCAGCTCTTGTGTTCGACAAGCTGTTCTTTCCCGGTAATGACGCATTCGTTTCGCAGATGGCAGCCTACGGTTCGTTTGCCATCGGCTTTTTTGCTCGGCCACTGGGCGGAGTTGTCTTTGGGCACTTTGGAGACCGCATCGGGCGCAAAGCCATGCTGGTGACGACCCTGATGATGATGGGCGTCGCAACGTGCTTGATTGGCATTCTGCCGACGTATCAAACGATCGGCGTGGCGGCTCCTGTATTGCTGGTGCTGCTGCGACTGGTGCAGGGATTTGGGGTCGGCGGCGAATGGGGTGGCGCCGTTTTAATGGCCGTGGAACACGGGCACGGTGGCCGGCGTGGGCTGTACGGAAGTTGCGTCCAGATGGGAGTTCCGGCAGGTTTGCTGTTGGCGACAGGAGTGTTTGCGGTGGTGTCCCGAATGGATGAAGCCGCATTTCTTAGCTGGGGCTGGCGGCTGCCGTTTCTGTTTGGAGTCGCCTTGCTGGCCGTCGGCATGTTTATCCGCGTGCAGGTCATGGAAAGTCCACTGTTTGCCAACGTGCAACATAAGAAAACGGTGAGCCCGCTGCCGATTCTCGACGTCTTCCGACATTACCCGAAGAACGTCGCCCTGGCCATGGGAGCTCGCTTTGCCGAGAACGCCTGTTTCTACATTTTCAGCGTCTTCATCCTTTCGTTCGCGACCGAACAATTGGAACTTCAGAAAAGCGATGTGCTGATCGGGGTCTGGATTGCAGCCTCAGTTCAGTTGATTGCGATTCCCAGCTTCGGCTTGCTGTCAGATAAAGTTGGTCGTCGACCGGTGTATCTTTGTGGAGCCATCTTTATTGGCCTGTTCGCCTTCCCCTTCTTTTGGCTGGTGGAAACTCAGATTGTGAGCCTTGTCTGGCTGGCGATCGTAATCGGCATGATTGGTCATGCGGCCATGTATGGGCCGCAGGCCGCTTTCTTTTCAGAACTGTTCGGCACCAACGTGCGCTACAGCGGAGCGTCGATCGGATACCAGTTGGCGTCGCCGTTGGCAGGAGGGTTGGCGCCATTAATTGCGACCGCTTTGCTGAACTGGTCAGACAACGCGACCTGGCCTGTGTCGGTGTACCTGATGGCAACCGCCGCGCTGACCATTCTGGCCATCTTTCTGGCTGCCGAAACGTTTGAACACGATATAGGAGCATCCGATGCAGACTGA